Part of the Ctenopharyngodon idella isolate HZGC_01 chromosome 8, HZGC01, whole genome shotgun sequence genome, AGGTTGTCCCAAAGTGGTCCGATTAGTGGATGAGGACGAATCGAATACAGTGCTGGTCTGTACTGATCAAGGAGAGGTGTGCCTTAGTCAGGGTGACACCTGGGATGTCATCTGGCAAGGAGGAGCAGAATTCCAATCATATTGTGTGATGGAGATCACAAGCATCCAAGTCCAGAATTCAAATTGCATTGTGTGGGTGTGTGCAGTGGGTAATCTGAATGGAGGGGTCCAAGTGTTTCTTGTAAGGCAGCCAGGTGTGGGAGTCTTGCTCAAAGCTGGACAAGGTAAAGTTCACTCTGTACTTTGGGTCAAGGGACATTCTGGAGAGTCCTGGAGTTGGTGTCTTCTGGCATCAGGCTCTGAAGGATTGGTGTACCGGTGGACAATAAAGGTGATGGAGGATGAATCAGGCCTTCATATGAAAGAGGAAACTCTTCTTCCATTCCTGCTGCCACCCTGTGCCAAACGTTGGCTGACTGCTGCAGTTACCTTGTCACAAAGAAAAGGATTGTACCTGTGTGGTGACCGGAGAGGGTCACTACTGTTATATGCTGAAAGAGAAAGGAATGACAGAAGAAATGAAGGAGAAGAAAGAAGAATGGACTTACATGATCAAGAAACCGAAAACAGGCAAACGCACCTTGGAGGTCCTATGTCTCCCATCAGTACCCTTTACGGAGTCCATGGGAAGCAAGGTGTGACTTCAGTGTGCGAGTATCAAGACTTATGTTACAGTACAGGTCGAGATGGATCTGTAAGAATACTAACTGTTGAAGAAAACGTCCTGAAGGTGCGTAGAGTTCAGCGGGCCTGCAGAGGCATGGAGTGGCTGGAGAAGGTTCTGTTTCTGGGCTCAGATGCACCAGAGGTACAAGGAAAGATGCTGAAGGAGAGAACTGAGAAGAGGAAGATCGATCAAGAGAGTGAAAGCGTAGCCGAGGCTCGGTTTGTAATGGTGGGCTTCCACTCTGTCCACTTCGTTATATGGGACCCTCACCGACAAGAGAAGCTATTATCAGTTGCCTGTGGAGGCGGCCATCGATCCTGGGCCTACAAATGCCCGATACACACCCACACGGATCCTCATGCACATGCAATTGGACATGGTACCCTTGTGTTCATCAAACACGGAGCTGTCATGGCATCACGTTCATTAGCGTCCACAGAAACTGATGTGAATGGACATACCCTGAAAGAGGGGCTACATGGGCGAGGCATCAGCTGTGTGTGTCACCTTGGTAGTCTGACAAAGACTGGAGAGTTGTCAGAACTTTGGGAGATTTTTGTTACCGGAGGGGAGGATACCACAGTGGGTGTACTTGCCGTCAATCCACAGAGTGGAACTGTTAAAGTGCTTGCGGTTCTAACAGACCATATCTCAAATGTTCGTGCTCTGGCTGCCATCAGAAGAGTAGAAACTAATGAAAGAGGGAGAGATGACGGGATAGATACTTCCTTGCTGTCTTCTTTGGTGTTCTCGGCGGGTGGCCGGGCTCAGCTGCAGTGTTACCGGCTCTTGATTCGTTTGGATGAGCAGCAGGGTCAGCCGATCTGTCAGGTCACTCAGATAGCTGGCCATCGATTGGATGAGCAGTGGGAACGGAAGCGTAATCGACACAAGACCGTCAAAATGGACCCAGAGACGAGGtacgtgtgtgtttgtcaaaATACTCTACTTTCCAAGTTTGGAACTAGAATTAGGTTTGGGAAGTCATTTGtgttgtcttaaagggatatttcaccctaaaatgaaaattctgt contains:
- the wdr6 gene encoding WD repeat-containing protein 6, coding for MASPVESAVKKIAVLVAPVTALEFLGEDFLLTGEGPILSVYSLQASPKECASLNVLHNYRIHGIRPGRKYQSGERQFNNVISSEISVWDNDEEEIIVFGGKGVRLVSFNSAGQCLKLIGPLLELQDWVLDIHWLKAQPHPLLGIALAHNALLLLEAESGNILSFYSCVETCLLYSALMIGPNWDSLVLVGGTVFNQLVLWRPTGTKTDGQSEVERRLLGHSGVIFSLCYLQKSGWLASASDDRSIRLWSVGTLGGDSGCGEETPTCLRVLYGHQARVFCVKLTPSRVFSAGEDGACLLWEWGGEGKVGRTFRGHRSGGVRALAVSEGSVGCREGWLATGGADGGVRVWRVAEERKDSEEAQAETQLDLGFKGQGCPKVVRLVDEDESNTVLVCTDQGEVCLSQGDTWDVIWQGGAEFQSYCVMEITSIQVQNSNCIVWVCAVGNLNGGVQVFLVRQPGVGVLLKAGQGKVHSVLWVKGHSGESWSWCLLASGSEGLVYRWTIKVMEDESGLHMKEETLLPFLLPPCAKRWLTAAVTLSQRKGLYLCGDRRGSLLLYAERERNDRRNEGEERRMDLHDQETENRQTHLGGPMSPISTLYGVHGKQGVTSVCEYQDLCYSTGRDGSVRILTVEENVLKVRRVQRACRGMEWLEKVLFLGSDAPEVQGKMLKERTEKRKIDQESESVAEARFVMVGFHSVHFVIWDPHRQEKLLSVACGGGHRSWAYKCPIHTHTDPHAHAIGHGTLVFIKHGAVMASRSLASTETDVNGHTLKEGLHGRGISCVCHLGSLTKTGELSELWEIFVTGGEDTTVGVLAVNPQSGTVKVLAVLTDHISNVRALAAIRRVETNERGRDDGIDTSLLSSLVFSAGGRAQLQCYRLLIRLDEQQGQPICQVTQIAGHRLDEQWERKRNRHKTVKMDPETRYMSMAVVYNETEYILALGCSDGAVRLFSVTESNRSVDMLWECFYHQRCVLSVATYKLEDSLGRELLLLFSATTDGCISVWDLTAVLNSKAGVSWQGPSAPFFSIPVHQSGVNTLAVAPQREMGQMRKTLSHWPVVEMMDSCLY